A segment of the Pelodiscus sinensis isolate JC-2024 unplaced genomic scaffold, ASM4963464v1 ctg114, whole genome shotgun sequence genome:
aactagcgcgtccacactgattggacgcaggggggcatttaagggcagctgaaaccggttctggcagggcatcaggtcagcagttgctttgtgtggctgctgtctgaggctatctgaggctcgtgcttaaagggaccctccctggacagccggttctcagcttttcctgcttgcttgccaacctcgccgagggacagcaaagcgtcggtctctgtgcccgtctgtgtcggtgcttcccttcgggggggactgccgcaggtggcaacatggagccacggctcgccctgcaccttctggtgcacgttctggacttgctactgcaagcctgccagcaatggctcgaggctgcctggcaccacctggggaacgtcagccccctgcctctccgcctggccgccctgggggccatggaggagccgcggcggcgccccggcaccggcgtgccccgccgcatctggcgtctggacaccagcagcgactggtgggaccgcatcgtcctggagcgctgggacgaccgacagtggacccagaactttaggatgaggagggacaccttcctggagctctgcgagtggctcgcccctgccctgcaaagaagggacactcgcatgaggcccgccatccccctccagaagcgggtggccatcgccctctggaagctctccacgccggacagctaccgatccgtcgggaaccagttcggcgtggggagatccactgtcggagcagtgctcatgcaggtacggcgctcgtcggccaccgagccgggggggaggggggctgcgaggaggggatgggccgccccagggacaaaggggggggcgggaggaggcgaaggcgccccgcaccggaggggtcgggctgtcccggccgtactacacgccgccaggggggttgcttccgggagtggggcgcggggcactgccagggcatgaatgctcccagccacccgggcgccccactgattgacgctttgctgtgtctctctccgcaggtggtcaaggccatcaaccgggtgctgctccgcagggtggtccgcctcgccgacccggatgccgtcatccggggattcggcgccctcggcttccccaactgcgggggggccatcgacgggacgcacatccccatccgtgccccggaacaccaggcgtcccggtacgtgaaccgcaaggggtacttctccgtcatcctgcaggccgtgtgtgaccaccggggacagttcacggacataaatgtgggctggtccggcaaagcacacgacgcccgggtgtaccggaactcctccgtgtgccagcggctgcaggacgggaccttcttccccgaccgccacatcagggtcggggacgtggacatgcccgtctgcctggtgggggatgccgcctacccactgcagccctggctcatgaagccctacacggggcacctcaatccctcccgccaggccttcaataacaggctgagcagggcccgcatcgtggtggagggggccttcgggcgactgaaagcccgctttcgatgcctcctcacccgtctggacctggccgagcacaacatccctcccgtggtggcggcatgttgtgtgctccacaatttgtgtgagcggaagggggaggctttcttgccagcctggatggctgaggctgaccgcatggctggacactacggtcagccccgcaccaccgccgtccgggaagcccagcggggggccatccggatccgggaagccctgcgggagagcttccaggtggaggaggaggaggactgacctctccctgcatgccccaccggggccttcttccaccctaccccccccccccttcccctttcccctccctatctactgtacaataaagacacctgtttttcaaacaaaaacgtctgtttatttcagagaactggggtgggggagggaggaatgaaggtgggagaagggagggggaaacctgggacgagggagctggaaggggaggggagggaagggaggaagggaaaggaaagctcaggggtgggagtctgggtgcctctcccgtctcgccacactgcgggtccgggggcgtcggtggggaatggttgtggaggggggggcagagaggacagggggtgtggatgaagcaggagcggaagcaggagcggaagcaggaggaacaggaggagcagggggagcagggggagcaagagggggatcaagaggggggagcagggggagcaagagggggagcaagagggggagcagggggaggaggaaatggaaagcggtctagcaggctctggaggtggcctcgcagggcacggccctgctcctccagggccctccagactcctctggcgcagcctgaggtcctcctggacccagtggtcctggagacggagctgtcggtccaggaaccggagatgccgcctctggtagtcctcctggttcctggctgtcctgcttgcccgggcgcgggcggctgctgcaggcggtgtggtgcgccctgcagtccccggtgctgcagctgtggtgcaagaagaccagcggtcaattaccccaggggcccaggtgtgtgaaacccagctcccctctgcaaggccagggcccctgcaggatccccagctgctgctccgtagtgggcaaggcccaggcgcacggtcccggggctccctctcgccccagccccccgtacacataaggggaacacgagggtactcacaggtggacgcctccccggcctctgatgatgcaggcgagcggctctgtggggtgcctcgggggtcccgggtcctgggaaggctggcggcaggctcctggctctcagagccctcttcctcctcctcggtgtccaggagcggtccctctgccccggggtcaatcacgtcccggggggcagggacggcatgaggccccaggatgcggtccagggcatggaagtgggggcaggcctccgggtcagcctctggcaggcaggcccgggagtaggactgccgcaagtctttaatcttgcagcgcacctgctcctggctgcgctggtggcccctggcggccaggctggcagccatgcgtccatagacggccgcgttccggtggctagtgcggagatcgtggacatttgaggcttccccccaaacctcgatgaggtccacgatctccgcacttgaccaggcgggcgcccgccttttgcgcccccgggcaggctcccgggagccgccaggctggtcgtggggagcagtggagggctgggagccctcggatggctggctcatcctgtggcaggtgcaggctgtgcaggcacgggtgctggcagccttgcaactggcacaaagtgagtagccagcccatggccctttaagggctctggggccgggagggggggcaatagagtttccctggtgttggccagagtggccaccagggaaacctgggaagccttagcctcccactagttcgaactaaagggctacacagcccttagttcgaactagctagttcgaactaggcgttagtcctcgtaaaatgaggtttacctagttcgaactaagcgctccgttagttcgaattaagttcgaactaacggagcgctagtgtagcgcataggaaagttagttcgaactaacgtccgttagttcgaactaactttctagtgtagacataccctcacacctTTTCCAGATTTTGGCCTCTAACATGGATTCTCTGAGAACACTAGCCCAGGGCTCCACTGTTGCAAACTCTttggatttgttttcctttttgtgtatctgatttttttttttttttgggaacatattccagccctgagtgacagatCTGCTTCAGAAGAGTAAGCAATCTGTTCCCAAGCCTCCACTAGCTCAGATCATTCAACCACTAGCTATGCCTTTTTTGGAGCAAATGGTACATGAAGAACACAGATTTCAAGTAGACCAGAATTTCCATCTTTCCTGTTTAACATTCTATCAAACTGTTAATGCAGTTTAACAGCTATAATCCTGGCTATGCCATCTGATGGCATAATCGAGTCATAGCCACACTCTGAGAGTCAGTTTTCCCAACTGTAGAGAATAACAGTGATCTCCTTTCTAAAGCATTTGTGTAACCACCACAGGCAGaacagaacctgggacctctgggttTAATGTAGGAGCCTTtacagcttggctacgtctacattggcaagattttgctcaaatacttttaacagaagagtttttgcgttaaagtatttgcgcaagagagtgtctacactggcatgtgcttttgcacaagagatgtgctttttcgcaagagcatccatgccagtgtaaatgttCTCTCTgagcaagaaatctctgatggccattttagccatcgagctttcttgcgcaagaaattcatgttgcctgtctacactggcctcttgcgcaagaacagttgtgcaaaagggcttattcctgagcggaagcctcatagttcttgcgcaagaagccccgatttctcacattagaacgtcagcgttcttgcgcaagaactccccggcagtgtagacaggcagcatgtttttgcgcaatgccaatgtagacacagcccttgagctcagctcaggctgtagagctcccttcttCTTATCGCATGCTGTACGTGGTCCAAGTGCCAGGACATGGGACAGTGACCACACCCAttagctgtgtgggttacacttgcagaTCTAAGGAGGAGAAGCTCTAGATAaaagccatcagaccggctgacCTGGCAGTAACAGAGGCCCTGGGgtctggcaatttaaaggggcagggcttccagTCACCACTGCTTTTGCGGCAGTAGCCATGGCTAGAGCCCCAGCCCCTTTAATTCACTGACAGAGCCCCGCACGGCGCTGTAGAGCCCTGGGCAATGTGCCTCAGATGGTGCCCGAGGCGCCGCAATCTGGGAGATGCTGAAGGCCGTTTTCCTCATCTCTGCCATCTATTGTTATGACTGATGGCCAGACGCTGCAGCCCTTCCTGCTAAGGGTGGCCTGCAACCCTCACTACTAACGCAGTCCCCTTGGAATCAGTGGGGCTTCTTGGAAGAAGATGCTGTGAAATGGGTGCAATTCACCTCCTGCTGTGCGAGGCCTGTCCGTCACTAAACAGGGAGTATGAGGCACATAAGCAGTGAAGGCCCACAGCGCGTGAAGGGACACATCTTGTGAAGGCCCACAGCGTGTGCAAGCATACACTGTGTCAAAGCACACGTTGTGTGATGGCAAACATTGTGTGAAAGCAGACAGTGTGTGAAGGCATATACTGTGTGAAGGGACACATCTTGGGAAGGCCCACAGCGTGTGCAAGCATACACTGTGTCAAAGCACACATCATGTGAAGGCACACACTGTGTGAAgtcagacagcctgtgaaagcacacagcgtgtgaaggcagacagcctgtgaaagtacacagcgtgggaaggcagacatttCATCTCTTCCCCCAGTACACAGTAGCTTGCCAGCCTGcactttcatttccctttgtgtcTATTGCAGAGTGGATGATTTGGCCACTTGACTCCTCTGAAGGAGGGGCTATCCTCAGGCCAATACCCGCGTGAGGCACCACATTGCAAGCTGCCACGTGCTGTTTGATGCTGCAGAAATGTCTCCACGAGTTGCAATGCAGCCATTTTGACTGTTCTTTTGCCCTTTGCATAATCATAGCCAGGGCCCGTTCATGGATGAGGCAGTTCTGCTGCGTAGGGTGCATGTGAACCACCCCAAATGGTCACGAGAGACGAGGGTTGTAAAAAGCGCATTTAATGTATAACCCATTTCAAGGGGttctttggattagggatgtgaaaggttaaccagttaaccagtaagcaaccagttaaccaggggccatgggcaggggagCTACTGCAGTCCCATGggacctgccacagacaggggcttctccagccatctcctgccacagacaggggcttctccagccacagacaggggcttctccagccatcCAGCTTCTCCAGGCCCACAGAGGGACCCAACCCAGAGAACTCCACAACGGTGACTCCTGGAGAAGGTGAGTGGGAGAAATGGAGCAATTCATCTCCTGGGGAACAGAGCTCCCCGCTCAGACGCCCTTGGGGCCATTCGGGTGTTTGGAGGGGGACGGTCCCTGCACAGCGGGAGATGGACAGACCCTGGGGACACccagctgtggggc
Coding sequences within it:
- the LOC142824402 gene encoding uncharacterized protein LOC142824402, coding for MSQPSEGSQPSTAPHDQPGGSREPARGRKRRAPAWSSAEIVDLIEVWGEASNVHDLRTSHRNAAVYGRMAASLAARGHQRSQEQVRCKIKDLRQSYSRACLPEADPEACPHFHALDRILGPHAVPAPRDVIDPGAEGPLLDTEEEEEGSESQEPAASLPRTRDPRGTPQSRSPASSEAGEASTSAAPGTAGRTTPPAAAARARASRTARNQEDYQRRHLRFLDRQLRLQDHWVQEDLRLRQRSLEGPGGAGFFDLATESKNHFLSHLYIYLVAGGILIMLSQAALLNALRIFM